A single Methanocaldococcus bathoardescens DNA region contains:
- a CDS encoding UPF0147 family protein, with amino-acid sequence MVFGSAASEKTPEEILKGVALMLDEIINDTTVPRNIRAAAEKAKEAVLKEGEEPIVRSATAIHILDEISNDPNMPLHTRTQIWSIVSELERVK; translated from the coding sequence ATGGTATTTGGTAGTGCAGCGAGTGAGAAAACACCTGAAGAAATATTAAAAGGAGTAGCTTTGATGTTGGATGAGATAATTAACGATACAACAGTTCCAAGAAACATTAGAGCTGCTGCAGAGAAAGCTAAGGAAGCTGTTTTAAAAGAGGGGGAGGAGCCAATTGTTAGAAGTGCAACAGCAATCCACATCTTAGATGAGATTAGCAACGACCCAAACATGCCACTCCACACAAGAACACAAATATGGAGTATTGTTAGTGAGTTAGAGAGAGTTAAATAA
- a CDS encoding carbamoyltransferase C-terminal domain-containing protein — MILGICDGHNASASLIDKDKILFAMSEERFTRKKNQRGFPEKSINYILNKVKDNEIDYVSIGGVFRRGERIRKLKEFQNKINKKFLYFYHHMAHSYLFKLSEFKEALVISIDGGGDGLSFLASIANKNNLEIIAQSDLIDSVGDFYASITELLGFKPMEDEGKVMSLSSYEGEDDIDLTTIDYITELKSFKNYLRVIGYEATKALKKLIVKDKSQLSFEDKVRISKFAQRTLENIVLKAIDDLSNEYNINNIVFVGGVAQNVKLNSKIAEKYNLFVPPFMGDEGLCLGASLADKKIDRININNTYFGYEIDNKKVEKILDELKNKLNDYKIDFIEEKEIPEIIGNLIVENNVVCLVRGKMEFGPRALGNRSVIALPTKENKEKINKKLKRSWFMPFAPTILYEFVDEYLINPRYSPFMTQIFKVKEDKIKEIEGVIHVDKTTRPQTLKKESNKTYYEIIKYIYDSIGIPVVLNTSFNLHGEPIVCNEKDAINSFLRADFDALLLGNYLISKVK, encoded by the coding sequence ATGATTCTCGGAATTTGTGATGGGCATAATGCAAGTGCTTCTTTAATAGATAAAGATAAAATTTTATTTGCAATGAGTGAGGAGAGATTTACAAGGAAGAAAAATCAGAGAGGATTTCCAGAAAAATCAATAAATTATATTTTAAATAAAGTTAAAGATAATGAAATTGACTATGTTTCTATTGGTGGAGTTTTTAGGAGAGGAGAAAGAATAAGAAAATTAAAAGAATTTCAAAACAAAATAAATAAAAAATTTCTCTATTTTTATCACCATATGGCCCATTCATATTTATTTAAGTTGTCAGAGTTTAAAGAAGCTTTAGTTATTTCAATAGATGGGGGAGGGGATGGGTTATCTTTTTTAGCATCCATAGCAAACAAAAATAACTTGGAAATTATAGCTCAAAGTGATTTGATTGATTCCGTTGGTGATTTTTACGCATCAATAACTGAGCTTTTAGGATTCAAACCTATGGAAGATGAAGGAAAAGTTATGTCTCTATCTTCTTACGAAGGAGAAGATGATATAGATTTGACAACTATTGACTATATAACAGAATTAAAATCATTTAAAAACTATTTAAGAGTTATTGGCTATGAAGCTACCAAAGCATTAAAAAAACTTATAGTAAAAGATAAAAGCCAATTATCTTTTGAAGATAAGGTTAGAATATCCAAATTTGCTCAAAGAACTTTAGAAAATATTGTTTTAAAGGCAATTGATGATTTATCTAATGAATATAATATAAATAATATCGTTTTTGTTGGTGGAGTAGCTCAAAACGTTAAATTAAATTCAAAAATAGCCGAAAAATACAATTTATTTGTTCCACCTTTTATGGGGGATGAAGGACTTTGTTTAGGGGCAAGTTTAGCTGACAAAAAGATAGATAGGATAAACATAAACAACACATACTTTGGATATGAGATAGATAATAAAAAAGTTGAAAAAATTTTAGATGAATTAAAAAACAAACTTAATGACTATAAAATAGATTTCATTGAAGAAAAGGAAATTCCAGAAATTATTGGAAATTTAATAGTTGAAAATAATGTTGTATGTTTAGTAAGAGGAAAAATGGAGTTTGGGCCGAGAGCTTTGGGTAATAGAAGCGTTATAGCTTTACCAACAAAAGAAAATAAAGAGAAAATTAACAAAAAGTTAAAAAGAAGTTGGTTTATGCCATTTGCTCCAACAATACTGTATGAGTTTGTAGATGAGTATTTAATAAACCCACGATACTCCCCATTTATGACCCAAATATTTAAAGTTAAAGAAGATAAGATAAAAGAAATAGAGGGAGTTATCCACGTGGATAAAACTACAAGGCCTCAAACATTAAAAAAAGAGTCAAACAAAACATACTATGAAATAATAAAATATATCTACGACTCTATAGGCATTCCAGTTGTTTTAAATACTTCTTTTAATTTACATGGCGAGCCAATAGTTTGCAATGAGAAAGATGCAATAAATAGCTTTTTAAGGGCAGATTTTGATGCTTTGTTGTTAGGAAATTATTTAATTTCCAAGGTTAAGTAA
- the glmS gene encoding glutamine--fructose-6-phosphate transaminase (isomerizing): MCGIIGYIGNDKASKILLNGLRRLEYRGYDSCGIGVVDNNDKLIIKKNVGKVEEVAEKEGFLDVEGNIGLGHCLHPNTYVILPDGRMKKISEIDREEEVLSVNFKDLKLYNKKIKKFKHKAPKELYKIKTVFSELITTGEHRLFVVENGKIVEKPVKDLNGNELVGIVRKLNYNFDDSVEFKDVYVERHYKLDDTIRNKLRKIREKLGLTRKDVENLSGVKERYIAKIENGKLESIEEERLKKLCSLYGINFEEIIDKDNLHYTNPVKFPKTPTPELMQIIGYIIGDGYFPSNRILRLKDERKEVLEKYNQLFKNVFNLEGNIKKGDGNHYILEINSKYLVDWFKENIPELFNKTGYEKTPEFVFRLNNDLVASYLRGIFDAEGYVGINAKQIGIGMTSECFIKEIQFLLLRFGILASYSKTKRREENWNDAHKLYISDKKSFELFKKYIGFTAKDKMEKLNNILNKMKGLNFRYISVPLTKKEIRKFVGVPLKTIKNEDNYCTDYTIEKIIEELNSKGLSDKANYLKKFLDADIVWTKFEIEKIESDVEYVYDLEVEDYHNFIGNLIINHNSRWATHGNVSKENAHPHTDCKEEIAVVHNGIISNYKELKEELIKKGHKFKSETDTEIVPHLIEEELKKFEEINEENYIKAVKNAVKKLNGTYALVIINKNFPNLLIGARNESPLILGVGDNCYFLGSDITAFLDYTNKAVPLEDGDIVIIKKKDNGYEVSIENNGHIVERKIMEIDWDISSAEKMGYPHFMLKEIMEQPEILKVSAKISAEEIKELAKCIKDYDRVYFVAMGTSLHAAMVAEYLFAKLGKLVIACDASEFLNKGVVDDKTLVIGITQSGETYDTLKALRFAKKNKAKTGVIVNVLGSTATREVDITVMMGAGIEIAVCATKTYTSQLMILYRLFIEYGKLLGRDMSRYEKEIDKIPEYIKQVLDKKDIIKEIANNLKVNNYIFISKGINIASALEGALKFKEITYLHAEGMSGGMLKHGTISLIDKNMDTVAIVPPRDSSVFNSILSNIEEVRARGGKVIAITPIEIEGAENIIVPEVIEEISPIVYAPAFQLLAYYKAVELGRDVDKPRGLAKSVTVE, translated from the coding sequence ATGTGTGGTATTATTGGCTATATAGGTAATGATAAGGCATCAAAAATATTATTAAATGGCTTGAGAAGGTTAGAATATAGAGGATATGACAGCTGTGGGATTGGAGTTGTTGATAATAATGATAAATTAATTATTAAAAAAAATGTGGGTAAAGTTGAAGAGGTTGCTGAAAAAGAGGGATTTTTAGATGTTGAGGGAAATATTGGATTGGGACATTGTTTGCATCCTAATACTTATGTTATACTCCCAGATGGAAGAATGAAGAAGATTTCTGAAATTGATAGAGAGGAGGAGGTTTTATCAGTTAATTTTAAGGATTTAAAACTATATAATAAAAAAATTAAAAAGTTTAAACATAAAGCACCAAAGGAGTTGTATAAAATAAAGACAGTATTTTCTGAGCTTATTACCACTGGAGAACATAGATTGTTTGTTGTAGAGAATGGAAAAATAGTTGAAAAACCTGTTAAAGATTTGAATGGAAATGAGTTAGTTGGTATAGTGAGAAAATTAAATTATAACTTTGACGATAGTGTTGAGTTTAAAGATGTTTATGTTGAAAGGCATTATAAGTTAGATGATACAATAAGAAATAAACTAAGAAAAATTAGAGAAAAATTGGGATTAACAAGAAAAGATGTTGAGAATTTGAGTGGTGTAAAAGAGAGATATATTGCAAAAATTGAAAATGGAAAATTGGAAAGTATTGAAGAAGAGAGATTAAAGAAATTATGCTCCCTCTATGGCATCAACTTTGAAGAGATTATAGACAAAGATAATTTGCATTATACAAATCCAGTCAAATTTCCAAAAACTCCTACTCCAGAATTAATGCAAATTATTGGTTATATTATTGGGGATGGATATTTCCCTTCAAATAGAATATTGAGATTGAAAGATGAAAGAAAAGAAGTTTTAGAGAAATACAATCAACTGTTTAAAAATGTCTTTAACTTAGAAGGAAATATTAAGAAAGGAGATGGTAATCATTACATATTGGAAATAAACAGCAAATACTTAGTTGATTGGTTTAAAGAAAACATTCCAGAGTTATTTAATAAAACAGGTTATGAGAAAACTCCAGAATTTGTATTTAGATTAAATAATGACTTAGTAGCATCATATTTAAGGGGAATATTTGACGCAGAAGGTTATGTGGGAATTAATGCTAAGCAGATTGGTATAGGAATGACTTCTGAATGCTTTATAAAAGAGATTCAGTTTTTATTGTTAAGATTTGGAATTTTGGCCTCATATTCAAAAACAAAGAGAAGAGAGGAAAATTGGAATGATGCTCATAAACTATACATAAGTGATAAAAAGTCCTTTGAGTTGTTTAAAAAATACATTGGCTTTACTGCAAAGGATAAAATGGAAAAATTAAATAATATATTAAATAAAATGAAAGGGCTTAACTTTAGGTATATTTCAGTCCCACTGACTAAAAAAGAAATTAGAAAATTTGTAGGAGTTCCATTAAAAACAATAAAAAATGAAGATAACTATTGCACCGATTACACAATAGAAAAAATCATTGAAGAATTAAATAGCAAAGGGCTGTCTGATAAAGCAAACTACCTCAAGAAATTCTTAGATGCAGATATAGTTTGGACAAAATTTGAGATTGAGAAAATTGAATCAGATGTTGAGTATGTTTATGATTTGGAGGTTGAAGATTACCATAACTTTATTGGAAACTTAATAATTAATCATAACTCGAGATGGGCCACTCACGGAAATGTAAGTAAAGAAAACGCTCACCCTCATACTGACTGTAAAGAAGAGATTGCAGTAGTTCATAACGGAATCATCTCTAATTATAAGGAGTTAAAAGAAGAGTTGATAAAGAAGGGGCATAAATTTAAATCAGAAACAGATACAGAGATTGTTCCTCATCTAATTGAAGAGGAGTTAAAAAAATTTGAAGAAATTAATGAAGAAAACTATATAAAGGCTGTTAAAAATGCAGTTAAAAAATTAAATGGAACTTATGCATTAGTTATAATAAACAAAAACTTCCCAAATCTATTAATTGGAGCAAGAAATGAAAGCCCATTAATATTGGGCGTTGGAGATAACTGCTATTTTTTAGGGAGTGATATTACAGCTTTCTTAGATTATACAAATAAAGCAGTTCCTTTAGAAGATGGAGATATAGTGATAATTAAAAAGAAAGATAACGGCTATGAAGTAAGTATAGAAAATAATGGACATATTGTTGAAAGAAAGATAATGGAAATTGATTGGGATATTAGCTCTGCTGAAAAAATGGGTTATCCTCACTTTATGCTAAAAGAAATTATGGAACAGCCAGAGATTTTAAAGGTTTCTGCTAAGATATCTGCTGAAGAAATTAAAGAATTGGCAAAATGTATCAAAGATTATGATAGGGTTTATTTTGTAGCTATGGGAACCTCTTTACATGCAGCAATGGTTGCTGAGTATTTATTTGCAAAACTTGGAAAGCTTGTTATTGCTTGTGATGCATCCGAGTTTTTAAATAAAGGGGTTGTTGATGATAAAACATTGGTTATAGGAATTACACAAAGTGGAGAAACTTATGATACATTAAAAGCTTTAAGATTTGCTAAGAAAAATAAAGCTAAAACAGGGGTTATAGTTAATGTTTTAGGAAGTACAGCTACAAGAGAGGTGGATATAACAGTTATGATGGGAGCAGGAATAGAGATAGCCGTCTGTGCAACTAAAACCTACACTTCTCAATTGATGATATTATACAGGTTGTTTATCGAATATGGAAAGCTCTTGGGTAGAGATATGAGCAGATATGAAAAAGAGATTGATAAGATTCCTGAGTATATAAAGCAAGTTTTAGATAAAAAAGATATAATTAAAGAAATAGCCAATAATCTAAAAGTAAATAACTATATATTCATCTCTAAAGGGATAAATATTGCAAGTGCATTAGAAGGGGCTCTGAAATTTAAAGAAATAACTTATTTACATGCAGAGGGGATGAGTGGGGGGATGTTAAAGCATGGAACTATATCTCTAATTGATAAAAACATGGATACTGTAGCTATTGTCCCTCCAAGAGATTCATCCGTATTTAATTCTATATTGTCAAATATTGAAGAAGTTAGGGCAAGAGGAGGAAAGGTTATAGCTATAACTCCAATTGAAATAGAGGGAGCTGAAAATATCATAGTTCCAGAAGTGATTGAGGAGATTTCTCCAATTGTTTATGCTCCAGCTTTCCAATTATTGGCTTATTATAAAGCTGTTGAGCTTGGAAGAGATGTGGATAAGCCAAGAGGTTTAGCTAAGAGTGTTACTGTTGAATAA
- a CDS encoding adenylate kinase family protein, which yields MRIAITGTPGVGKTTVSKVLGDKLGIKVIDITEAVKKYKLYTEKDEDMDSYVIDFEKLEKFVSEIEEKEKTIILDGHVSHLLNPDYIIVLRCNPEIIKERLEKRGYKPKKVLENVQAEILDVCLCESKGKVYEIDTTSRDVEDIVDEIVEAIKHKKERKGIVNWTEEYFDYLTLEIK from the coding sequence ATGAGAATAGCAATAACTGGAACTCCAGGAGTTGGGAAAACAACGGTATCAAAAGTTTTAGGAGACAAATTAGGAATAAAAGTTATTGATATAACTGAAGCTGTTAAAAAATATAAACTATACACTGAAAAAGATGAAGATATGGACTCTTACGTTATTGATTTTGAGAAATTAGAAAAATTCGTTAGTGAGATTGAGGAGAAAGAAAAAACTATTATATTAGATGGCCATGTATCTCATCTTTTAAATCCTGACTATATTATTGTGCTTAGATGCAATCCAGAGATTATTAAAGAAAGGTTAGAAAAGAGAGGTTATAAGCCAAAAAAGGTTTTAGAGAATGTTCAGGCAGAGATTTTAGATGTCTGCCTATGTGAGAGTAAAGGCAAAGTTTATGAGATAGATACAACAAGCAGAGATGTTGAAGATATAGTTGATGAGATTGTTGAAGCAATAAAACATAAAAAAGAAAGGAAAGGGATTGTAAATTGGACAGAGGAATATTTTGATTACTTAACCTTGGAAATTAAATAA
- the fucA gene encoding L-fuculose phosphate aldolase — MNKKLFVEICKRLYDRKYVVGSGGNVSVREGDKIYLTPTGSILGFLKEDDIAEVDLDGNVIKGKPTSEKNLHLMIYKKREDINAIIHTHSLISTFLSTINKEIELLTPEGEIFLKKIGYVDYFEAGSLKLAEEAAKRDEDVIVLKNHGVVCLGRDLIDAYIKVEVLEEQAKLTLLKLLVKE, encoded by the coding sequence ATGAACAAAAAGTTGTTTGTTGAAATCTGCAAAAGATTGTATGATAGGAAATACGTTGTAGGTAGTGGAGGTAATGTGTCTGTTAGAGAAGGGGATAAAATATATCTGACTCCAACTGGCTCTATTTTAGGGTTTTTGAAAGAAGATGATATAGCTGAAGTTGATTTAGATGGTAATGTTATAAAAGGAAAACCCACATCAGAAAAAAATCTCCACTTAATGATTTATAAGAAGAGAGAAGATATAAATGCAATAATTCACACCCATTCACTTATTTCAACTTTTTTATCAACAATAAATAAGGAAATTGAGCTTTTAACACCAGAAGGAGAGATATTTTTAAAGAAAATTGGATATGTTGATTATTTTGAAGCTGGTAGTTTAAAATTAGCTGAAGAAGCTGCAAAGAGAGATGAAGATGTAATTGTATTAAAAAATCATGGGGTAGTTTGTTTAGGTAGGGATTTAATAGATGCATATATAAAAGTAGAAGTTTTAGAAGAACAAGCTAAGCTCACACTTTTAAAGCTTCTTGTAAAGGAATAA
- the lonB gene encoding ATP-dependent protease LonB, translating to MFSIKFKTTEELPEPSPRLIDQVIGQDEAVKIVLSAVKNKRNVILLGDPGVGKSMIVKAVGEILSDFGEFKPYYVIAKPNLKNMERPIVEVIDGEYKEDSKEIPKLDFKAPSSITLILIMVTAILLSEVLLRNIPQDYLLAAVTITSLIVLIFGFVIILTSIMGASRASMGNNLSPMDLKPVLLYECKKRPLVRASAYNVTRLLGDIKHCPLGGRPPLGTPPHKRIILGAIHEAHRGILYVDEIKTMPLEVQDYILTALQDKQLPISGRNPNSSGATVETNPIPCDFILIMSGNMDDVYNLRAPLLDRIDYKIVLKNKMDNTLENRDKLLQFIVQEIKNNNLNPMTYDGCCEVVKIAQYLAGSKDKLTLRLRLLANIIKMANDVAMGKDIEELLGNFDEKGEYHPETQKDKNNKVYITAKHIRKVFDTGIYSMEKQVALNYIKNFKRYKHIVPNDEPKVGVVYGLAVLGAGGIGDVTKIIVQILDSKNPGTHLLNISGDIAKHSITLASALSKKLVAEKKLPLPKKDIDLNNKEIYIQFSQSYSKIDGDSATAAVCLAIISALLDIPLKQDFAITGSLDLSGNVLAIGGVNEKIEAAKRYGFKRVIIPEANMIDVIETEGIEIIPVKTLDEIVPLVFDLDSINKNKLEKIEQVSK from the coding sequence ATGTTTTCAATAAAATTTAAAACTACTGAGGAATTGCCTGAACCATCACCAAGATTAATTGACCAAGTTATTGGACAGGATGAAGCTGTTAAAATTGTTTTATCTGCTGTAAAAAATAAAAGAAATGTTATTTTATTGGGAGACCCTGGAGTAGGAAAGTCAATGATAGTTAAAGCAGTTGGAGAAATTTTATCCGATTTTGGAGAATTTAAACCTTATTATGTAATTGCAAAACCAAATTTAAAGAATATGGAGAGGCCAATAGTTGAAGTTATAGATGGAGAGTATAAAGAAGATTCAAAAGAAATCCCAAAATTAGATTTTAAAGCTCCAAGCTCTATTACTTTAATTTTAATAATGGTTACTGCTATTCTATTATCTGAAGTTCTTTTAAGAAATATACCTCAAGATTACCTACTGGCAGCTGTAACTATAACTTCTTTGATAGTTTTAATCTTTGGATTCGTAATTATTTTAACAAGTATAATGGGAGCTTCAAGAGCTTCAATGGGAAATAATTTAAGCCCAATGGATTTAAAACCTGTCCTCTTATATGAGTGTAAAAAAAGACCTCTTGTAAGGGCAAGCGCTTATAACGTAACAAGGTTGTTAGGGGATATAAAGCATTGTCCATTAGGTGGAAGACCACCGTTAGGAACCCCTCCTCATAAAAGGATTATATTGGGGGCTATTCACGAAGCCCATAGGGGAATTTTGTATGTTGATGAGATAAAGACAATGCCATTAGAAGTGCAGGATTATATTTTAACTGCTCTACAAGATAAACAACTTCCAATTAGTGGGAGAAATCCAAATTCAAGTGGAGCTACAGTAGAAACAAACCCAATACCATGTGATTTCATCCTAATAATGTCTGGAAACATGGATGATGTTTATAATTTAAGAGCTCCATTGTTGGATAGAATTGACTATAAAATTGTCTTAAAGAATAAGATGGACAATACCTTAGAAAATAGAGATAAGTTATTGCAGTTTATAGTCCAAGAGATAAAAAACAACAACCTAAATCCAATGACTTACGATGGATGTTGTGAAGTTGTTAAAATTGCTCAATATTTGGCTGGTTCAAAGGATAAATTAACTTTAAGGTTAAGATTGCTCGCAAATATTATAAAAATGGCAAATGATGTAGCTATGGGTAAAGATATTGAGGAATTATTAGGTAATTTTGATGAGAAAGGAGAATATCATCCAGAAACTCAAAAAGATAAAAATAACAAAGTGTATATCACTGCAAAGCATATAAGAAAGGTATTTGACACTGGAATCTACAGTATGGAGAAGCAAGTTGCATTAAACTACATTAAAAACTTCAAGAGATATAAGCATATAGTGCCAAATGATGAACCAAAAGTTGGAGTAGTCTATGGTTTAGCTGTTTTAGGAGCTGGAGGAATTGGAGATGTAACAAAAATTATAGTCCAAATATTAGATTCAAAGAATCCAGGAACTCATCTATTAAATATTTCAGGAGATATTGCAAAGCACTCAATAACTTTAGCTTCAGCATTATCAAAGAAATTAGTAGCTGAGAAAAAACTTCCTCTACCTAAGAAAGATATTGACTTAAATAATAAAGAGATATATATCCAATTCAGCCAGTCATATTCAAAGATTGATGGGGATAGTGCTACAGCTGCAGTTTGTTTAGCCATAATCTCTGCTTTATTAGATATTCCACTAAAACAGGACTTTGCCATAACTGGAAGCTTAGATTTAAGTGGAAATGTTTTGGCAATTGGAGGAGTTAATGAAAAGATAGAGGCAGCGAAAAGATATGGGTTTAAGAGAGTTATTATTCCAGAGGCAAACATGATAGATGTTATTGAGACAGAGGGGATAGAGATTATTCCTGTAAAAACTTTAGATGAGATAGTTCCTCTTGTATTTGATTTAGATAGTATAAATAAAAATAAATTAGAAAAAATAGAACAAGTTAGTAAATAA